A window of the Gemmatirosa kalamazoonensis genome harbors these coding sequences:
- a CDS encoding phosphomannomutase/phosphoglucomutase — translation MPVAALPQHIFRQYDVRGVVGRDLTPDVALALGRGYAALLREEGTERGAVAVGRDNRPSGSALRDALVDGITSGGFDVLDIGVVPTPVLYWTLHNEDVVGGIQITGSHNPPQYNGFKLSVGKGTIHGDDIQRLYRLAVAEPSERAHGVVREIDVVDRYVDDIVARTGRLSRPLRVVADYGNGAGALVGPQLLDRLGARVTHLFAESDGTFPNHHPDPTVVENLHDVVSAVRREGADLGVAFDGDADRIGLIDDQGEIVWGDHLLILYARDVLARTGRGQPIIFDVKCSQALPHAVDAAGGTPVMWKTGHSLIKDKMKELGAPIAGEMSGHMFFTEGFYGHDDALYGAARLLRIVADSGRSVSELLADVPKFVSTPELRVDVPDERKFELVAEAVRHFKRTHDVVEVDGARVLFGDGWGLIRASNTQPILVTRYEALTPERRDAIRAEMEDWLRGQGVDPTPGVGH, via the coding sequence ATGCCAGTCGCCGCGCTCCCGCAGCACATCTTCCGGCAGTACGACGTTCGCGGCGTCGTCGGCCGCGACCTCACACCCGACGTGGCGCTCGCGCTCGGGCGCGGCTACGCGGCGCTGCTGCGCGAGGAGGGCACGGAGCGCGGCGCCGTCGCCGTCGGGCGCGACAACCGTCCGAGCGGCAGCGCGCTGCGCGACGCGCTCGTCGACGGCATCACCTCGGGCGGCTTTGACGTCCTGGACATCGGCGTGGTGCCGACGCCGGTGCTGTACTGGACGCTGCACAACGAGGACGTCGTCGGCGGCATCCAGATCACGGGGTCGCACAACCCGCCGCAGTACAATGGCTTCAAGCTGAGCGTCGGGAAGGGCACGATCCACGGCGACGACATCCAGCGGCTGTACCGACTCGCCGTCGCCGAGCCTTCGGAGCGCGCGCACGGTGTCGTGCGCGAGATCGACGTCGTCGACCGCTACGTCGACGACATCGTCGCTCGCACCGGACGGCTCTCGCGGCCACTGCGCGTCGTCGCGGACTACGGCAACGGCGCCGGCGCGCTGGTCGGCCCGCAGCTCCTCGACCGGCTCGGCGCGCGCGTGACGCACCTGTTCGCCGAGAGCGACGGCACGTTCCCGAACCACCACCCGGACCCCACGGTGGTGGAGAACCTCCACGACGTGGTGAGCGCCGTTAGGCGCGAGGGCGCGGACCTCGGCGTGGCGTTCGACGGCGACGCCGACCGCATCGGCCTGATCGACGACCAGGGCGAGATCGTGTGGGGCGATCACCTGCTGATCCTGTACGCGCGCGACGTGCTGGCGCGAACGGGCCGCGGGCAGCCGATCATCTTCGACGTGAAGTGCTCGCAGGCGCTGCCGCACGCGGTCGACGCGGCGGGGGGCACGCCGGTGATGTGGAAGACCGGGCACTCGCTCATCAAGGACAAGATGAAGGAGCTCGGCGCGCCCATCGCCGGCGAGATGAGCGGGCACATGTTCTTCACCGAGGGCTTCTACGGACACGACGACGCCCTCTACGGCGCCGCGCGCCTGCTGCGCATCGTCGCCGACTCCGGCCGCTCGGTCTCGGAGCTGCTCGCCGACGTGCCGAAGTTCGTCTCCACACCGGAGCTGCGCGTCGACGTCCCCGACGAGCGCAAGTTCGAGCTCGTCGCCGAGGCGGTGCGGCACTTCAAGCGGACGCACGACGTCGTGGAGGTCGACGGCGCACGCGTCCTGTTCGGCGACGGATGGGGGCTGATCCGCGCGTCCAACACGCAGCCGATTCTCGTCACCCGCTACGAGGCGCTCACGCCGGAGCGCCGCGACGCCATCCGCGCGGAGATGGAGGACTGGCTGCGAGGGCAGGGCGTGGACCCGACGCCCGGCGTCGGGCATTGA
- a CDS encoding NADH-quinone oxidoreductase subunit N: MGATLLDPRSLASALIPDLVLGAGTLLIVLLAGWRRQSDEHQYRVGALSVALLAITLAVVGWSAWATPSIDQGIIATDNFRWAVDAILLVGAIFTIPLAIEAQRRAAITSPETHVLVLFATQGMMLLAAARDLILVFLGIEVMSIAVYALAAINRRSARSAEAALKYFLLGAFSSAFLLYGMALVYGASGATRFDAISAALANPATLNSPMLKIGIGLLVVGFGFKVAAAPFHMWAPDAYDGAPTPYTAFMAASVKAAAFAAFLRVFVEALSPAYAMWHAVIWWLAVVTMIVGNVTAIAQRNIKRMLAYSSIAHAGYVLVAVVVGPSVGASQNVVTGPAAFLFYLFAYTLSTMGVFAVVAALSRRGEPALSFDEYNGLFFVRPGLTLAMSACLLALLGFPVFGGVGFWAKWYMIQAALRGGGAPQTLLVVALVTTSVISAAYYLYVITVMFMRPRPDDAPEPPPVGRLTQAVIGATVVLIFVLGFAPTQLLRGASQSTIRPPGARPVAGATAVSADAR; the protein is encoded by the coding sequence GTGGGCGCCACGCTACTCGATCCGCGGTCGCTCGCGAGCGCGCTGATCCCGGACCTGGTGCTCGGCGCCGGCACGCTGCTCATCGTCCTGCTCGCGGGATGGCGGCGACAGAGCGACGAGCACCAGTACCGCGTTGGCGCGTTGAGCGTCGCGCTGCTCGCGATCACGCTCGCCGTCGTCGGCTGGTCGGCGTGGGCGACGCCGAGCATCGATCAGGGGATCATCGCGACCGACAACTTCCGGTGGGCGGTCGACGCGATCCTCCTCGTCGGCGCGATCTTCACCATCCCGCTCGCCATCGAGGCCCAGCGGCGCGCCGCGATCACGTCGCCCGAGACCCACGTGCTCGTGCTGTTCGCGACCCAGGGGATGATGCTGCTGGCCGCGGCGCGCGACCTGATCCTGGTCTTCCTCGGAATCGAGGTGATGTCGATCGCCGTGTACGCGCTCGCGGCGATCAACCGGCGGAGCGCGCGGTCGGCGGAGGCCGCGCTGAAGTACTTCCTGCTCGGCGCGTTCTCCTCCGCGTTCCTGCTGTACGGCATGGCGCTCGTCTACGGGGCGTCCGGCGCGACGCGCTTCGACGCCATCTCGGCGGCGCTCGCGAATCCTGCGACGCTGAACTCGCCGATGCTGAAGATCGGCATCGGGCTGCTCGTCGTCGGCTTCGGCTTCAAGGTCGCGGCGGCGCCCTTCCACATGTGGGCGCCCGACGCGTACGACGGCGCCCCGACGCCGTACACCGCGTTCATGGCCGCGTCCGTGAAGGCGGCGGCGTTCGCGGCATTCCTGCGCGTGTTCGTCGAGGCGCTCTCGCCCGCCTACGCGATGTGGCACGCGGTGATATGGTGGCTCGCCGTCGTCACCATGATTGTCGGCAACGTCACCGCCATCGCGCAGCGCAACATCAAGCGCATGCTCGCCTACTCGAGCATCGCGCACGCCGGCTACGTGCTCGTCGCCGTCGTGGTGGGGCCGAGCGTCGGCGCGAGCCAGAACGTCGTCACGGGCCCCGCGGCGTTCCTGTTCTATCTCTTCGCGTACACGCTCTCGACGATGGGCGTGTTCGCGGTCGTCGCGGCGCTCAGCCGGCGCGGCGAGCCCGCGCTCAGCTTCGACGAGTACAACGGCCTGTTCTTCGTGCGCCCCGGGCTCACGCTCGCGATGTCGGCGTGCCTGCTCGCGCTGCTCGGCTTCCCGGTGTTCGGCGGCGTCGGGTTCTGGGCGAAGTGGTACATGATCCAGGCGGCGCTGCGCGGTGGCGGCGCGCCGCAGACGCTGCTCGTCGTCGCGCTCGTGACGACGAGCGTGATCTCGGCCGCGTACTACCTGTACGTGATCACCGTAATGTTCATGCGCCCCCGTCCGGACGACGCACCCGAGCCGCCGCCCGTCGGGCGTCTCACGCAGGCGGTGATCGGCGCGACCGTGGTGCTGATCTTCGTGCTCGGCTTCGCGCCGACGCAGCTGCTCCGTGGCGCGAGCCAGAGCACCATCCGCCCGCCCGGCGCGCGCCCCGTCGCGGGCGCCACCGCGGTGAGCGCCGACGCTCGCTGA
- a CDS encoding complex I subunit 4 family protein gives MFNAIRDFLLSIGYDKWILPTLLFLPAIGAILTWLHGIYEYRTRHFGRQFEAFARWLPFVIFELEFLLSLGMWFTYEPNGAAFQFTSTWAWIPEWGVSMSLGIDGISLFLVLLVTFLLPIAAFASWTNIDRAVHSYHALFLVLTTGMLGVFMARDFVMFYFFWELVLIPMFIIIGVWGGERRVYAGLKFFLYTFIGSLFMLVAILYIGFKTGDAMLAAGAQSVDRPSFLFENALQYFRPTARESFWLFLGFFAAFAVKIPMWPFHTWLPDAHVQAPTEGSVDLAAILLKMGSYGFMRIILPLFPGVVLNSTVRNIVLALGIISIIVGALVALVQTDFKRLVAYSSVSHMGFVTLGIFALTTESLQGAMMVQLAHGLSSAGLFLMVGMLYDRRHTRDLSQFGGIARVMPLYGACLMAATLSSIAVPGTFGFVGEFLVLLGSFARYPVLALVASLGVILSACYMLWCVQRVLFNPLNNARNRGLPDLNFREAIMLIPLCGFIVVMGVFPAPFLRRMEPTLARLVHQVESRAAEQALGTAPVKVQAVARTSGATDGGR, from the coding sequence ATGTTCAACGCGATCCGCGACTTCCTGCTGTCCATCGGCTACGACAAGTGGATCCTGCCGACGCTGCTGTTCCTCCCGGCGATCGGCGCGATCCTGACGTGGCTGCACGGCATCTACGAGTACCGCACGCGGCACTTCGGGCGACAGTTCGAGGCGTTCGCGCGGTGGCTGCCGTTCGTCATCTTCGAGCTCGAGTTCCTGCTCTCGCTCGGGATGTGGTTCACCTACGAGCCGAACGGCGCCGCGTTCCAGTTCACGAGCACGTGGGCGTGGATCCCGGAGTGGGGCGTGTCGATGTCGCTCGGCATCGACGGCATCTCGCTGTTCCTCGTGCTGCTCGTGACGTTCCTGCTCCCGATCGCCGCGTTCGCGAGCTGGACGAACATTGACCGCGCCGTGCACAGCTACCACGCCCTGTTCCTGGTGCTGACCACCGGGATGCTCGGCGTGTTCATGGCGCGCGACTTCGTGATGTTCTACTTCTTCTGGGAGCTGGTGCTCATCCCGATGTTCATCATCATCGGGGTGTGGGGCGGGGAACGGCGCGTGTACGCGGGACTGAAGTTCTTCCTCTACACGTTCATCGGATCGCTGTTCATGCTCGTGGCGATCCTCTACATCGGCTTCAAGACCGGCGACGCGATGCTCGCGGCCGGCGCCCAGTCGGTCGATCGGCCGAGCTTCCTGTTCGAGAACGCGCTCCAGTACTTCCGCCCGACGGCGCGCGAGTCGTTCTGGCTGTTCCTCGGCTTCTTCGCCGCCTTCGCCGTGAAGATCCCGATGTGGCCGTTCCACACGTGGCTCCCCGACGCGCACGTGCAGGCGCCGACCGAGGGATCCGTGGACCTCGCGGCCATCCTGCTGAAGATGGGATCGTACGGCTTCATGCGGATCATCCTCCCGCTGTTCCCGGGGGTCGTGCTCAACTCGACGGTCCGCAACATCGTCCTCGCGCTCGGCATCATCAGCATCATCGTCGGCGCGCTCGTGGCGCTCGTGCAGACCGACTTCAAGCGATTGGTGGCGTACTCCTCGGTCAGTCACATGGGGTTCGTCACGCTCGGCATCTTCGCGCTCACCACGGAGAGCCTGCAGGGCGCGATGATGGTGCAGCTCGCGCACGGGTTGTCGTCGGCGGGGCTGTTCCTCATGGTCGGCATGCTCTACGACCGGCGCCACACGCGCGACCTGTCGCAGTTCGGCGGCATCGCCCGCGTCATGCCGCTCTACGGCGCCTGCCTGATGGCGGCGACGCTGAGCAGCATCGCGGTGCCGGGGACGTTCGGGTTCGTCGGCGAGTTCCTCGTCCTCCTCGGCTCGTTCGCCCGCTACCCGGTGCTCGCGCTCGTCGCGTCGCTCGGCGTGATCCTCTCCGCGTGCTACATGCTCTGGTGCGTGCAGCGGGTGCTGTTCAATCCGCTGAACAACGCGCGCAACCGCGGGCTGCCGGATCTGAACTTCCGCGAGGCGATCATGCTGATCCCGCTCTGCGGGTTCATCGTGGTGATGGGCGTGTTCCCGGCGCCGTTCCTCCGGCGAATGGAGCCGACGCTCGCGCGCCTGGTGCATCAGGTCGAGTCGCGCGCGGCCGAGCAGGCGCTCGGCACGGCTCCGGTGAAAGTCCAGGCCGTCGCGCGGACGTCGGGCGCGACGGACGGAGGGCGCTGA
- the nuoL gene encoding NADH-quinone oxidoreductase subunit L yields the protein MFLLQAAAAGAHPLSGTAAEWIWLVVLLPLLGAFVNGAIGILTEWHPGPFDPDPIHTGEHAIPVAPTLVERAETRAPRLMSAVEGQDVRTRTTGSHPVVKPSDHGDHHEDGHEAGAHAPPVRHPFLGLVSIVGVAVLGAAFAIALAIFFAMLRTHPETPFLARYWDWMSAGTLDVGVTLQLDQLSMVMTLVITGVGTLIHLFSVGYMRDDGAYARYFAYLNLFVFFMLVLVLGANYPLMFVGWEGVGLCSYFLIGFWFTEKANADAGKKAFVVNRIGDFGFLIAMFMMFWNFRALDFGTVSAAVAAQPVGTAVVTAIALFLFLGCTGKSAQIPLYVWLPDAMAGPTPVSALIHAATMVTAGVYLVARSSAIFAAAPVASLVVALVGALTALFAALIGLKQWDIKKVLAYSTVSQLGYMFVAVGVGAYTAGIFHLVTHAFFKALLFLGAGSVIHAVHHAFHEEGVDEDAQDMRNMGGLRRYMPITFATMGIATLAIAGVPPFAGFFSKDEILSSAFARADGSLLAQASLLGVSGSAWLYLVYAFGIVTALLTAIYMSRMMIYTFFGPNRTGGDLVRHHLHESGWTMTLPLVVLAVASVVGGWLNLPALLPLGPVEGLEHWLEPVVGAATRRIAADSPEIPHGTEYALVGFAVLIALVGIAIAAVVLKPQRLVPKDEAPEEQGVERVLRDKFYVDELYDRAIVRPTLETSSKVLYQGLDMGIIDRLFVNGIGAKLPQLLAFMGSRFQSGQVGNYAWVLLIGVIVVLGAFTLR from the coding sequence ATGTTCCTTCTCCAGGCGGCTGCGGCCGGCGCGCACCCACTCTCCGGGACCGCCGCCGAGTGGATCTGGCTCGTGGTCCTGCTCCCGCTGCTCGGCGCGTTCGTGAACGGCGCGATCGGCATCCTGACCGAGTGGCACCCCGGCCCGTTCGACCCCGACCCGATTCACACGGGGGAGCATGCGATCCCGGTCGCCCCCACGCTCGTCGAGCGCGCCGAGACGAGGGCGCCGCGCCTGATGTCGGCGGTTGAGGGACAGGACGTGCGCACGCGCACGACCGGCTCGCATCCCGTGGTGAAGCCGAGCGACCATGGCGACCACCACGAGGACGGGCACGAGGCGGGCGCGCACGCGCCGCCCGTGCGGCACCCGTTCCTCGGGCTCGTGAGCATCGTCGGCGTGGCGGTGCTCGGCGCGGCGTTCGCGATCGCGCTCGCGATCTTCTTCGCCATGCTGCGCACGCACCCGGAGACGCCGTTCCTCGCGCGCTACTGGGACTGGATGTCGGCCGGGACGCTCGACGTCGGCGTGACGCTGCAGCTCGATCAGCTGTCGATGGTGATGACGCTCGTCATCACCGGCGTCGGGACGCTCATTCACCTGTTCAGCGTCGGCTACATGCGCGACGACGGGGCGTACGCGAGATACTTCGCGTACCTCAACCTGTTCGTCTTCTTCATGCTCGTGCTGGTGCTCGGCGCGAACTACCCACTGATGTTCGTGGGGTGGGAGGGCGTCGGGCTCTGCTCGTACTTCCTCATCGGGTTCTGGTTCACCGAAAAGGCGAACGCGGACGCGGGCAAGAAAGCGTTCGTCGTGAACCGCATCGGCGACTTCGGGTTCCTGATCGCGATGTTCATGATGTTCTGGAACTTCCGGGCGCTCGACTTCGGCACGGTCTCGGCGGCGGTCGCGGCACAGCCGGTCGGGACGGCGGTCGTCACCGCGATCGCGCTGTTCCTGTTCCTCGGCTGCACCGGCAAGAGCGCGCAGATCCCGCTCTACGTGTGGCTGCCGGACGCCATGGCCGGCCCGACGCCCGTGTCCGCGCTGATCCACGCGGCGACGATGGTGACGGCCGGTGTGTACCTCGTCGCGCGCAGCTCGGCCATCTTCGCGGCGGCCCCCGTCGCGAGCCTCGTCGTCGCGCTCGTCGGGGCGCTGACGGCGCTGTTCGCGGCGCTCATCGGGCTGAAGCAGTGGGACATCAAGAAGGTGCTCGCGTACTCCACCGTCTCGCAGCTCGGCTACATGTTCGTCGCCGTCGGCGTGGGCGCGTACACCGCGGGCATCTTCCACCTTGTGACGCACGCGTTCTTCAAGGCGCTCCTGTTCCTCGGGGCGGGCTCGGTGATCCACGCGGTGCACCACGCCTTCCACGAGGAGGGCGTCGACGAGGACGCGCAGGACATGCGCAACATGGGCGGGCTGCGGCGCTACATGCCCATCACGTTCGCGACCATGGGGATCGCGACGCTCGCCATCGCCGGCGTGCCGCCGTTCGCGGGGTTCTTCTCGAAGGACGAGATCCTCTCCAGCGCGTTCGCGCGCGCGGACGGGTCGCTGCTCGCGCAGGCGTCGCTGCTCGGCGTCTCGGGCTCGGCGTGGCTGTACCTGGTCTATGCGTTCGGGATCGTCACGGCGCTGCTCACCGCGATCTACATGTCGCGGATGATGATCTACACGTTCTTCGGGCCGAACCGCACCGGCGGGGATCTCGTACGCCACCACCTGCACGAGTCGGGATGGACGATGACGCTGCCGCTCGTGGTGCTCGCGGTGGCGAGCGTCGTGGGCGGGTGGCTCAACCTCCCGGCGCTGCTGCCGCTCGGACCGGTCGAGGGGCTCGAGCACTGGCTGGAGCCCGTCGTCGGCGCGGCGACGCGGCGCATCGCGGCGGACTCGCCGGAGATCCCGCACGGCACCGAGTACGCGCTCGTCGGGTTCGCGGTCCTCATCGCGCTCGTCGGCATCGCGATCGCCGCGGTCGTGCTGAAGCCGCAGCGGCTCGTGCCGAAGGACGAGGCGCCCGAGGAGCAGGGCGTGGAGCGCGTGCTCCGCGACAAGTTCTACGTCGACGAGCTGTACGACCGTGCCATCGTCCGCCCCACGCTCGAGACGTCGAGCAAGGTGCTGTATCAGGGGCTCGACATGGGGATCATCGATCGCCTGTTCGTGAACGGCATCGGCGCGAAGCTGCCGCAGCTCCTCGCGTTCATGGGCTCGCGGTTCCAGTCGGGGCAGGTGGGCAACTACGCGTGGGTTCTGCTGATCGGCGTCATCGTGGTGCTCGGCGCCTTCACCCTCCGGTAA
- the nuoK gene encoding NADH-quinone oxidoreductase subunit NuoK, whose translation MIEEALFFSALLFAIGAMGVITRRNALIVFMCVELMLNAVNLSFVALARMHGSASGQVFVIFVMTVAAAEAAVGLAIVIAVFRHFRSVDLANINLLKG comes from the coding sequence ATGATCGAGGAGGCGCTGTTCTTCTCGGCGCTGCTGTTCGCGATCGGCGCGATGGGCGTCATCACGCGCCGCAACGCGCTGATCGTGTTCATGTGCGTGGAGCTGATGCTGAATGCAGTCAACCTCAGCTTCGTGGCGCTCGCGCGCATGCACGGCAGCGCGTCGGGGCAGGTGTTCGTCATCTTCGTCATGACGGTGGCCGCCGCGGAGGCGGCCGTCGGGCTCGCGATCGTGATCGCGGTCTTCCGGCACTTCCGGTCGGTGGATCTCGCGAACATCAATCTGCTCAAGGGCTGA
- a CDS encoding NADH-quinone oxidoreductase subunit J family protein — translation MHALSLFYQVNFDLFGLIAVASALLFVTRKSPVAAALWLVNAMFSLAAMYVMLDAQFVGAVQVLVYAGAIMVVFLFVVMLLNLGHAEGLGDFRGKWGRLAGLALGIVLAVQLVALTRGRIPQVAPETEPTRQVIAPLAQVLFTDQLLAFEVTSILLLAAVVGAVVLARRTEVGE, via the coding sequence GTGCACGCATTGAGCCTGTTCTATCAGGTCAACTTCGATCTCTTCGGGCTGATCGCGGTCGCGTCGGCGCTGCTGTTCGTGACCCGCAAGAGCCCCGTCGCGGCCGCGCTGTGGCTGGTGAACGCGATGTTCTCGCTCGCCGCCATGTACGTGATGCTCGACGCGCAGTTCGTCGGCGCCGTGCAGGTGCTGGTCTACGCGGGCGCGATCATGGTCGTGTTCCTGTTCGTCGTCATGCTGCTGAACCTCGGGCACGCCGAGGGGCTCGGCGACTTCCGCGGGAAGTGGGGGCGGCTCGCCGGTCTCGCGCTCGGCATCGTGCTCGCCGTGCAGCTCGTCGCGCTCACGCGCGGCCGCATCCCGCAGGTCGCCCCGGAGACCGAGCCGACGCGCCAGGTGATCGCGCCGCTCGCGCAGGTGCTGTTCACCGACCAGCTCCTCGCCTTCGAGGTGACGAGCATCCTGCTGCTCGCCGCGGTGGTGGGCGCGGTGGTCCTCGCTCGGCGCACGGAGGTGGGCGAATGA
- a CDS encoding NuoI/complex I 23 kDa subunit family protein yields MPINVKVMNRPVEQVSYIRATLSGMANTFRHFVSGRRHEVTTQYPEEKEAISRRWRGTHRMLTTETGKAKCVACGLCPTVCPANCIKLVPGEDEDGNRYPLVFEIDEFRCIFCGYCQEVCPEEAIHVGRHYENAEYSREGFVYDLERLTAQTHPVCEMWDPADPLGE; encoded by the coding sequence GGTGGAGCAGGTGAGCTACATCCGGGCGACACTGAGCGGGATGGCGAACACGTTCCGCCACTTCGTGTCCGGGCGGCGTCACGAGGTGACGACGCAGTACCCGGAGGAGAAGGAAGCGATCTCGCGCCGGTGGCGCGGCACGCACCGCATGCTCACGACCGAGACCGGGAAGGCGAAGTGCGTCGCGTGCGGCCTCTGTCCCACCGTCTGCCCGGCGAACTGCATCAAGCTCGTGCCCGGCGAGGACGAGGACGGGAACCGCTACCCGCTCGTGTTCGAGATCGACGAGTTCCGCTGCATCTTCTGCGGCTACTGTCAGGAGGTGTGCCCGGAGGAGGCGATCCACGTCGGCCGGCACTACGAGAACGCGGAGTACAGCCGCGAGGGGTTCGTGTACGACCTCGAGCGGCTCACGGCCCAGACGCACCCGGTATGCGAGATGTGGGATCCGGCCGACCCACTCGGCGAGTGA